The proteins below are encoded in one region of Podarcis raffonei isolate rPodRaf1 chromosome 6, rPodRaf1.pri, whole genome shotgun sequence:
- the LOC128415485 gene encoding signal-regulatory protein beta-1-like: MAALRSFSASPHSFLLLLLLLQMLGAKGQDLEVLQPPGPLSVSAGETLTLTCTVGGTGPPGGVKWHKGLGRNQPTIYSGRGEYPSRVTRVVPVSETDFSIRISNIQPKDAGTYYCVKYRAGSQETELKSGVGTEVSVIATPSQPSIEGPKSRVLSGTLAIFICTSDGFSPRAIKVTWLKDNTRIVSPEPTVLPEGDSISYQVLSVTWVPLTRDDVKSQLICQIEHETLRSPLREFFKLGDILRVPPRVKLEANPANPVLLNESVTFSCSAEGFYPEDITLALTQPFLRETGTAEPMAQNRDGTFTLRSSLKLNATEERNQSAFICLVTQNSQPVANEMSVLNIRVPTEGSESVSMEPGPFQLSPFGLCIGLILASKLLVVAPFLLYLFLKKEHGKGNLRNTPLQKEVSQPKEKKSLSPATETRVPKTQRRQECGFSATLMAAFNSSLWLIRLFLQLHLFLQTPGVVEAESGEEPELYDVLSDATLVKVKQEPKFLSASPGESITLHCQLTRAIVRPTVTWYKESQALDTGTDSRVRRLHPDSQTDFSILIPNIELQDAGTYYCTKEIFGMKRKGKGSVVSVVVPPKVWLKMDPPSPVQVNDTVTVTCYVEGFYPRYIIFNWLKDREETPLEAPVFEILNQDGTFSLRSSLEVTATKQNSSSVFTCRVVHTSQPPISKSAVLKVLSSTGEGHLFSSSAFWIGFILNKVIAAFLLLCLFLRKQHRKMNP, from the exons GTGCCAAAGGCCAAGATTTGGAAGTTCTGCAGCCCCCAGGACCCTTGTCTGTGTCAGCAGGAGAGACCCTCACTCTGACGTGTACAGTGGGAGGAACTGGTCCACCAGGAGGCGTGAAATGGCACAAGGGCTTGGGCAGAAACCAGCCCACCATTTACAGTGGAAGAGGAGAGTATCCTTCCCGCGTGACCAGGGTTGTTCCTGTATCAGAAACAGACTTCAGCATCCGCATCAGCAACATCCAACCTAAGGATGCTGGGACCTATTACTGTGTCAAGTACAGGGCAGGATCCCAAGAAACAGAATTGAAATCGGGAGTGGGCACTGAGGTTTCCGTGATTG CCACGCCATCCCAGCCATCTATCGAGGGTCCCAAGAGCAGAGTGTTATCTGGGACCTTGGCGATTTTCATCTGCACGTCGGATGGATTCTCCCCCCGAGCCATCAAAGTCACTTGGCTGAAGGACAACACCAGGATCGTGTCCCCAGAGCCCACCGTTCTGCCAGAAGGAGACAGCATCTCCTACCAAGTGTTGAGCGTCACATGGGTGCCACTCACAAGAGACGATGTGAAGTCCCAGCTCATCTGCCAGATTGAACACGAGACCTTGCGGAGTCCCCTGCGGGAGTTTTTCAAACTTGGAGACATCCTACGAG TTCCACCCAGAGTGAAGCTGGAAGCCAACCCAGCCAACCCCGTCCTGCTGAACGAATCGGTGACCTTCAGCTGCAGCGCGGAAGGGTTTTACCCAGAAGACATAACCTTGGCCTTGACTCAGCCGTTCCTGAGGGAAACAGGAACGGCTGAGCCCATGGCCCAGAACAGGGATGGGACATTCACCCTCAGGAGCTCCCTGAAGCTGAATGCCACGGAAGAAAGGAACCAGTCTGCATTTATTTGCCTGGTTACGCAAAACTCTCAGCCTGTAGCGAATGAAATGTCAGTGCTGAATATCAGGGTGCCGACTGAAGGAAGTGAAAGCGTCAGTATGGAGCCAG GTCCTTTTCAGCTGTCCCCCTTCGGTCTCTGTATTGGACTTATTCTGGCCAGCAAACTCCTTGTTGTTGCTCCTTTCCTCTTATACCTCTTCCTCAAAAAAGAACATGGCAAGGGGAACCTGAGAAACACACCT TTGCAGAAGGAAGTGTCacagccaaaagaaaagaaaagcctttcTCCTGCAACTGAAACAAGAGTTCCCAAGACACAACGCAGACAGGAATGTGGGTTTTCTGCCACTTTGATGGCTGCTTTCAACTCTTCGCTGTGGCTGATCCGTCTCTTCCTACAGCTCCACCTCTTCCTGCAAACCCCTG GGGTGGTAGAAGCAGAATCTGGAGAGGAACCAGAACTCTATGATGTTCTTTCAGATGCCACCCTTGTGAAGGTCAAGCAGGAGCCCAAATTTCTATCTGCATCCCCTGGAGAGAGCATCACCCTGCACTGCCAACTGACCCGGGCAATTGTCCGCCCTACAGTGACATGGTACAAGGAGTCCCAAGCTCTTGACACAGGAACTGATTCCCGGGTGAGAAGACTCCATCCTGACTCGCAAACAGACTTCTCCATCCTCATCCCCAACATAGAACTCCAGGATGCTGGGACCTATTACTGTACGAAGGAAATCTTTGGAATGAAGCGCAAGGGGAAAGGCAGTGTGGTTTCTGTGGTTG TTCCGCCCAAAGTGTGGCTGAAAATGGACCCTCCCTCACCTGTCCAGGTGAATGACACTGTGACAGTCACCTGCTACGTGGAAGGCTTTTATCCCAGATACATCATTTTTAACTGGCTGAAGGACCGGGAGGAAACCCCACTGGAGGCGCCAGTTTTCGAAATCCTGAATCAGGATGGGACCTTCTCCCTTCGGAGTTCCCTGGAAGTGACAGCAACTAAGCAGAACAGCTCTTCTGTGTTCACTTGCCGGGTTGTGCACACCTCCCAGCCCCCCATTAGCAAATCTGCAGTGCTAAAAGTCTTAAGCAGCACAG